The Cryptomeria japonica chromosome 2, Sugi_1.0, whole genome shotgun sequence region attttttaaagTAACTTCAAATGTGTTAGTACTTTTAAATTATGTATGTGCCTTAATTATGGTCCAAGCTATAAATTAGTCAAATGGACCTCACTAAAAAGTGTCTTCTTCCCACACTTGCAACACAATAAAAAAAGTGTTCACGAGGAGATTTGTACGCATTTTTGAAAGTATGTGCATGGAACATGATTTGAGTTTTTAAAGGAGTCAAAAAGAGATTATATTATATTTACCATTATTAAATCAAGTTAAATCATCTACTTTCTTTGAAATAATTATTATCTTTTATtagaaatgtttttaaaaaaatattattaaacaaaattaaaagagTTTATGTAAaagtttataataaaataatttattaatttacataataaaagaattcataatatatcataataatgaatatattattttattttggagAAATCTTTTAGCTTAAATATTTGGTAAGGTTGTGTTAAGGCTTTGGGCTTGTTTCATGTAGGTCCAAGGTTCAACTCTTGTCGGCTAGATTTAATTGGCAACTGAATTGTTTGAAACCGCTCAATTGTCTGTAGGGGACTAGTCTTGCCTCAACTTGCCCCTCTGTGATCCCAACTTGACAATAAAAAGTAAGCCCAAGGcaaggtctcattgtaatcaataGGTTGAGATGTAGGGATAGCCCGACGttactaaaataaataaaaaatattttattttaagatgatttatttattatgtatgagatttataaaaaaaaaaatttactttagATCAAGGTTTAGTTTTGATGATCAATTATATCTAGCAAACACTTTTTAGTGCCAGTCAATCTTTATTATCACCCTTGACACATATGCTTGTATAATTTTTAATACactaataaaaaatatcaaattgtaGCGAGTCAATTAATGATTTTATGAGCAATATTAGACCTGAGAAAGATATCAAATAAAttttacaaatatttttaaaaaaatacacaTTATAGCATGCAAATCAACATGTCATCAAAAGCAATCAAAACTCTTACAAATTCTATAAATCATATGAAACTGATTATTGTAGGAGAATGAGATATCACAATATCCAAACACCTATAACAACAACAAAATACAATTTAGAACAAATGTTACACTTCTAAACAAAATTGGGTACATTGTAAATCTCATCATCACATTGCTCAATTTCACCCATACAACATAAAACGATGCTACAACAAAAATAGTCAATCTAAGTTGTATTAAAAAAAGAAACAAATTGCACACACACTAACAAACATTTCTATAATGAACCTAGAAATCAAACTACAAAATTCAGACCCGCACACAATATTGCGCTAACTCTATAACTAATCTACACATTTTGATTAAGCTCCATTGTACTCCTTGAGTGAGAATGCCTTCCAAAATCAAACAAAGTGTTTCATCCCATGCCCTAAAAATTCATGGGGTTACATTCATAAGCTATAATTCTCTATAGGTTTTTGTCCACAAAAGATTATTACAGAATGAATTGTTCATACAATGCAAGATTGAGAAGATAAATTGGCAAAAGATCCCTTGAAAATATTTAGACTAAATTTTTTAGAAAAATCGTATGTATGGGTGCCCAAAAAGTCCAATGACACATTTGGAGGGAAATGATaatttaaaaattgttttgaaATCTCCACCTTATCCGATTGCAAAATGGTCCGTGTCCTATGCATGCCTCAACAGGCAAAAGATGAAATCATTTGAAAATAGCTTATGATGGAGAAGTTACCTCATGGGAAAATCCAATGGCCCCTTTAGtgtaatttgaatattaattaatatttaatgacCCAAACTGCCATTAAAAATATAAGCTAAAATAGGACCAATAAATATTAACAGAATATTTCCTAACCACGTCACCTTAGTTTATTGAAAATATGGAAATTGAACTAAAGTATATCAAACCGAAAATTCAAATGGTTTGGAACATCACACAAATCATTTAAatgtattttaataattattatatctaTTGGTTATATAAATTTGATGGTTGTATTTACAACTTAAAGTTAAGAAGAAGTGATAATAAAAATTTATATTTCTCATTAAGTGAGGGATAGGGGATGCTCACTCTTTGTTATTACTTCATAAACCTTTTTTATCCATCACACTAAGGTATGAATATAAAATGAATAGAGAATAGAGCTCAAACTTTGGTTTGTGTGTTTCCACTCTAATCAACAATATGTACTAAGAATTATGTTTAAGGATGACTATTAAGTGATCAGGTTTCTAAGACTAAAAAAGAAAAAAACCTTTTTTGAAGTTTTGAACAGTATTAAAGAAGATTATGAGGGATGCAGGCCTTGTTTTAGTTTTACCATGCTTTTAGAGGAAATCCTCTCGACAAAATTATCAATTGAAGTAAAAATTTCAAGTCATTCACAAAGATTATTAAATTCTATGATAAGTAAGACAATATCAATTGAGGATTCAAACGACATGAAATACTTTTGTAACAAACTGTTGAGGATGCTTTAGGAGAACCATTTTCTTGTGCTTTCAAACTATTAGCATCGACAATAGCTACTACCTTGTTCAAGTTTGAGGCTATTTAAAGACTACATTTGTTTGAAGGCGAGAAAAACAAAAGGATAACGATAAATGTGGTGAATCTATATTAATTGTTGTTtgtaaaaataatttgaaatgtgaTAAATAAAAGACACACACAAACTAAGCATATTGCAATTATGTGCTCGACACTTCTGTTTTTGTAGTTATGTTTTAAGACTAGACCCTTATATTGGACTTATGGATGTGCCTCTCTACCACCCTCTCTTTTTAATATTATAGTTCATTCTTTTTAAATAAATAAGTGTGTCTGATTCTATTGATATATAAATGTATAAATTAAAAAAACGGGTGGGTCACATCCCAAAGTTCACATGGACAATACCTTAAAAGCAactaaaacaacaacaaaaaggCGCTAAACAGGGAGAGCAGCACAATGAAAGGTGGGGAATATTGATCGTCCAATTTACTTCATACATCAACAatctataaaattatatatatatatatataacaagagcATCTAAAACCCTATTTTTACTTAGTAAAGACTGACAGATGGAAACAAGGGACTGCTCGTCTTGCTGCAGTGATGTTTAATAGAGTATGCCAAATAACTTTGGGCTTGTGGATTCATTCAAAAGAATATGGAGCCAGACATTTGGAGTCATTGGATGCATTTGTGGACTTCAAAATCTCCAAAACTACCTAACAGTCAGATAAACTAACTACTATTCACAGAGAAAGTGGAGTGTACTAATTTGTCGGTTGCTTATCATGATCTCTAGATTTCCCTTTCGATCAAAGATTTGCTTGTCTATTTTCTGCATGCTTATCCTTATCCTCTCGTTGCAtggaaaatttaaaaaagaaaCGTAAATCATGTAGCTACAGGGAATTAAAATTTCGCCAGCTCTGATAACAGTTTATTGAAGATTTAAAGTAATCACAGGATTTCGGGCCCGAGGAATTCGAGGCAGAAACAAACAAAGTAGCATTTATAGAATTGGGAAATTGAAGGCTATAAACAAACAATGCAGGAGTCTTGTCTTAATTTGTCACGTACAGTGGGTCTCCACGTTCTCTAACTTTTTTTCAGAAttgtggtaggtagaagaaatgtgttctattttttttttaaatgatttccaTTTGTAGATTGGTAAAAGTTAAAATCTGTATGTATTCTTGTAACTACTCAAATAAATTTGTTTGTTTTTGATTGGTAGATAAGTAGGatcatttattttcaaaaaattatgaaaaaataaatcTTTATACCAAGatcatttatttttaatattcaaaCAGAGCCCACCATTGATAAATCAACTTCAATCGCTCCATGTATTAAAGATCTATCACAGAAAGTAATCGAAATTTGATGTTTCCataataaaattcaaaaacattactgagtttaatattttataatattgtgTTTCCTACAATTCTTGGAATTGCCTTTCCAactataaaattcaaattttgggatCTATTCCCATTTGACTTTAAGGTTTGAGCTGATCACCTTTAGTTTTACAATGGGTATCATGCCATTTGATAATATCCATTGAATATTACTAGGCTGCTAATGCGGTTTTCCCTATTTAAGGAATCTTAAAGTGGTGGAGTTCTTCAAGCTGAAGCTCAAGTGATGAGCAGAGCAGGAAGTTGAGATGGGAAAGATGATAGTTTTTCTTTTGCTTTGTATGTGTTTCTGCATTGCAGAGCCCTTGGATTGGGAGACAGCTAATGGGATCGACACAGGGGGGCTGAGCAGAGCCAGCTTTCCTAAAGACTTTATTTTTGGCACTGCTACTTCAGCTTACCAGGTTGAGGGAGCTGCAAGCACTGAGGGACGAGGACCCAGCATATGGGATGCTTTTGTCAAGATACCAGGTATAATCTAAACTCTATTCTACCTTTTTCCTTTTTGGCTCGTTACTGATCTTATTTGGGATTGAAATTCTGCTGCAAAGTTGAATGTACCCCATTTTGAATACTATAACCAGTACCAAAAGGAGTTTGAGTTGAAGCCGGTTCACTATTCGATGTACCCTGTTTGCACCACATTTTTGCAATTTTACCCCAACACTGTGGGCActcctccttgattctgattttcTGCTCCATTACTTGTTGCAGGTACCATAGCTAAAAATGCCACTGCAGAAGTTACGGTGGATCAGTACCATCGTTACAAGGTATATATGAGCTGTTGTAATCATGTTTAGTTTTGTTCCCAAACTAATCATGTTCGGTATAAGCAGGTTTATATCATGTAGATGGGTTATTGATCCTCTGTTCCCGAGAAACTAAATGCTAAATTTctttaattctgaactttactgcAACTatttgatgtgcaggaagatgtaGAGCTGATGGTAAAGATGAACATGGATGCATACCGTTTCTCTATATCCTGGTCGAGAATTTTTCCAAGTAAACATACTAATGGGTTTTTTCTTTCAGTGCCAGATATGGTCATTGTGGCTAAGATATTGGAGCTTTCCCAATTTAAATGTAGCTATTTCTTTCTCCAGAGTCGAATGGAGAGTCGCCATTGCATTCTTTTAGGATTCTATTACAATATTTTTTTAAGAAAAGCACATAAATTTAATCTTTTGGGTTTCAAATGTTTTGATCCTTGCTGCTTTTTAATTTTCTAATGATACAGAGGGAACGGGTCGAGTGAATTATAAGGGTGTCGAGTATTACAATAATCTCATAAACTATCTACTTGAAAGAGGTACCAGATGTAGCATAGAGTTGTCATGTTCATTGTATTTCCACATTTTCAATATCCTTTAATTATTATGAATCTCCTTGATGCAGTAGAATATCTTAGAAATCTGTGATATTTGTAAATCTTCCTGCTGTCTATTCCTGCAATTTTGAACTTGAGGTGGTTGTAGTTGTTATGGTAGTTTCAATCCTGGTGGCAGTCTCTGTATAATTTAATACTTCTTATCAAATATAGAGGAAAATGCGATTTAATGATACATCTAGCAATTTACTGTTTTCTCTCGCTCACTTTCACATGACACACAGATGCACATGTCTGCCTGTAAATAATATGAAAAATCACAAGTAAAATAATGATAGTTTGCAAAAGGTTGCTTCTGAAATCAAGCTGCATATGTCTTTGTATTGACATTTCAGATCACATTTCATTCAGCGATCCATATAATCAGAAAAAAGTAGAGTTTTGGTATTGACATTTCAAATCAAATTCAGCAATCCATAATCAGAAAAGGGAGACTCTTGTCGGCATTTGGTTCATTTGTATTTGTAATTTGCaggatatattattaatattatataagaTTACCATTGTTAACAAGAAACTGTGTGAGAATACTATTTTATGTTCTTAATTATCCCTAGTTGGATCTTCAGAGTGGTTATCTGGTTCCAAGTGTATAAGATTGACACTAAGAAATGCTGCAAATCACTATTTTTCATGGTCTAGAATTGTTCTCTTAGTTTTGGGCTATTTTTTTAACAACTTATTAATGAGTTTGTATTTCCAAAAGTTTTCTCGTGTTCAGTTTGTTCCAGCAGCTTGCACTCTACAAGAACATTTATGGCTTTGGTTGCCTGATCTCCTAATTTTATAATTTAACAACCTCACCCTGCAATTTGGATTGTGGTTGAATCCTTAGTAATTTTTTCTTTGTTCAGGTATCACACCCTATGCAAATCTTTATCATTATGATTTACCAGAAGGTCTTGAAAAAGCCTTTAAAGGGTTGCTAGACTTCAAAGTTGTGTAAGTTACTTTGGAATTTGTCTTTTTTAAAAGATCTGTCAGCCGATCTTGTACAGTGATTAATTATTCTTTCCTTGCAAAACTTTGGATCTTGAGTTTCTGTTATGGTGATAACTGTTTTACTATTATGCTCAGGgaagaatatgcaagatttgcagaATTCTGCTTCAAAACATTTGGTGACAGGGTAAAAAATTGGATGACATTCAATGAGCCACGTGTTGTTGCTGCTCTTGGTTATGATAATGGAATATTTGCCCCTGCAAGATGCTCTACTCCATTTGGAAACTGTACTGCAGGAAACTCTTCAACAGAACCCTACATTGTTGCACACAATTTGCTTCTCTCACATGCTGCTGCTGTACATATTTATAGACAAAAATACCAGGTGAGATATGCTACAACAATAAAAAGGCATTGAGTAACAATATTAAGCATGAATCGGCCACTTTTACCTAACTGTCTTCTCTGACCACAGGCCAAGCAGAAGGGAAAAATCGGTATTCTTCTGGACTTTGTGTGGTATGAGCCCCTTACAAATTCCACGGAAGACATGGCAGCTGCCCAAAGATCTAGGGATTTCCATATTGGCTGGTATGGATAAAATTTCCTTCCTATATATGTTACTTGTATAAGATCTATGTTTGTTCTAGTTGTCTTTGGATCCATGATTCAAACTTAAAGATACAAATTTTCATAAAGTTATCAATAGGCTTCAACCATGATTCTAGACTGGCATGGACATTCTTTACCTTCATAAGCAAATACTGTAGGCTTAGAGTCATCAAATACGAACACatgattattctctaaaataaaGGACTTTGGATGGTTCTCAGACTTGTGATATGCTAATGAATTTTGCTTCCATCTACAATTTCCCTCAGTAGCGAGGATAACATAAATACTATGTGTTTGTCAGGTTTCTTCATCCTATTGTATATGGGAAATACCCTCAGAATATGGTGGAAATTGTTGGAACAAGACTGCCTAAATTTACAGAAAAGCAAGTCACAATGGTTAAAGGTTCAATTGACTTCTTAGGAGTTAATCAGTATACAGCTTATTATATGTATGACCCAAAACAACCCAAGCAAAATGTAACAGACTACCAGATGGACTGGAATGCAGGTTTTGCATGTAAGGTTCTGTAAACTCTGTATATTTTGAAGTTTCCCAATGGCATGTTTTGTCTATTGCATTTTCAGACATTCATTCACACATTATATGCTGCAAAATCCAGATTTCTTACATTTGAGTTCTGTTTTTACTAACTTCCAAATGTAAAACCTGACAGATGCACGTGATGGAGTGCCAATTGGTCCAAGGGTAAGAttccttttttaaattataaaaacaaTTATTCAATCTCAGATTGCAGTTTACTGCCTCTGAAAATATTTTTCTACTGTGTATGCTAGACAAGAGTTTGTGAGGCCTGAGCTTATTTTTCATATACTAAATTTCCTTTATGCCTAACTTGATGTCATTACCACATCAGACTTTTTAAGCATAATTAAAAAACTGCTCAAAAACTCAGTGGCCATGATAAATCTATAACCAAAATGCTATTTCCTAGCCTTATTTGTGATCTAGATGGTTACTCATGGGCATTCCACTTCGCAAATCTAATTTCTTCTGATAAATAAATTCTCTTTCAAACTAATTCCTTACAAAATTGGATTTCTGTTTCTTTTAACTGTATCCAATTTGCCTTCATTCTGTTAGGAACTTTTATAATCAATCTGTAGTCAGTATAGGACCTTAACGTCCATTTAATTAAAAATACTCTGTTTTGTGCTTAGGAGATCCTGTGCACTGGGCAAGTTCTTTACATAAATAATGATTGATGATTTTGCAGGCAAATTCATACTGGCTGTACATTGTGCCATGGGGTTTGTACAAAGCTGTGACATACATAAAAGAGCACTATGGAAATCCAACTATGTTTCTGTCTGAAAATGGTAAGCATCAACCCATCTCATATAGCAGGAACATGACTATCTAAGGACTTCTTTTTGAAAAGCTTAGTTTCAGTCAAAAGCACATACCAAATTACTTGTATTTTGCTTCTATGAAAGATTATTTCATTTGCCTTACATGATGCTTCGTGTGAGCAGGAATGGATGATCCTGGAAATGTGACTTTGCCTGCTGGGCTGCATGATACGACAAGGATCAACTACTATAGGAGCTATATAGAAAATTTACAACATGCAATTAAAGATGGTGCAAATGTTGCAGGATACTTTGCTTGGTCTCTGCTGGATAATTTTGAATGGCTATCTGGGTACACATCAAGGTTTGGATTGGTTTATGTAGATTTCAAAACTCTTAAAAGATATCCAAAGATGTCTGCCTACTGGTTTTCCAAGGTTCTCCAACGCCACTAGTCACTACCTCTCTCTATTTATGTCCCATGGGTGATTACTAAAATGGAAGCCAAGCATACTTTATGTAATTCTTATGCAATGAAGGTTACCACATCTGTTGCAAAATAAGCTATAATAAGTGTAACAAGCAGTGCTGATCTTCTAAGATGCCTTATTATAAAGTTCCTATCAACATTTGATCTCTGACATATCTAATATCTTTGCCTCTATTTTTGTAGTGAATAAGAAAAAAGGAGGGCAATTCTTATGAATGAAATATGAAATACATAACTTACAACAATTTTGGAGGATACTCACAAAAACGAACCTCCAATTTGTTTCAGTAAAAATGTTTGTTAAGGTCCTCCAAGCTGCCAAGAAATGCTTGATGTGACATTCAATTTATAAAAGCCAGACAAATACTATACCAAGAGATTGCTGTCATGACCAAGGGAAAGGAGCAGGAAATTAGACAATTACACTATAGGACTCTCTTTTTAAGCATAGAAGCAGATATCTTCAAGTATAGCGATATGTCAAGTCTCGGTGgggttttaattctttatttaatttCTTGACTGAGAATTTGACTCATAAATCGCAGGTATAtagcaatttttttaaattttttttctataaaaccCTCTGGCCAAAAGATCTctgttttttagggttttttggccGCAGTTTTAGGCTAGAAGAATAGTTTCTGTCAGTTCTTGCCACTCCTTGGAGAGGATTGATCACCAAATCAGATATACTTGGCCATAATCTGACTGAAGCTCCGCTACTTCCTGTGAAACTCTCTGCCATACTGTCCAACACCCTCACATCTATCATAATTGACCTTTCTTCTAGCAAATCTTTTGAGCAAGCCAAACTGATAACAATAAGGATGTGTAACACCACTTGTCCACGTCCTCTACTTCTTCTGTGGCCTTCTCCATGCGGACTAAATCCCACATGGTAAGTTAAAGGCTGTTACTTGTGTAAGTTAAGATCTACAAACATGTGGAAATGGCTATCCAGTCATTAGGATGCATGGTATCTATGATTAGATGTTATATTACAGAATTTTGACTTCTCATTTAGGATGTATCATGGTATCTATGATTAGATGTTATATTACAGAATTTTGACTTCTCATTGACGAAAATCGTTTGCATCTTGTTCAGTGTACCATTGTCTCAAATGAATAACAGCAATCTTCATGTTTTATCTTGATGACTAGATAGCCATTTCACAAACATATCATCTGTTAGTCATTTGATTTTTAACATTTCTGACACAAAATGTTGTAACTGTACTCTTGTAGATGTATCCTTCAGTAATTACTCTCCTTGCTAGCCCATTTTCTGCATTCATGATGGTCAATAGTGAGATCACATGATCCTAGAAATCCCTATAAAAATAACCAATTAAGGATGAGAAATCTAGAGGCATACATGGGGCAACGTAGTACATAGACCCTTTGATAGAAAGTATTGAAGTAAGAGAGTTCGAAGGGGAAGTGGACCAGTAGTCGTTATAGCTAATTTCGAACATTAACAGATCTTAAATGGTATAGCGGAATTTGATGATCTTTTGGTTGTCTCTCTatgtgacttaactacttatagctattgttttggcttctaggtagtaacgatgcatgttgtCGGGTCTCTTATgcgtgcaagggtcaaaaagtgctCATTCCTAAGTGTCGCTCTACTTAAAAATGTCCCAATAATTGTGCACTACAACTACCTCAGACAagaccaatacttatgcacaaatgccctagtagctgccaatacttatgcacaaataccCCAGTAGTCATGCACTATGGTACCGATAAAATTGCACAACTCCTCCAATTAAAGTCCAAAAATTCTAACTAATGGAGATAAAGTGGGAGgatattgattttttatttgtattgAAGAAGATTTGAAGTCAGCGCCATCTAGGTGCCTACAACATGAACTTGCCATTAAAACAAGTGCCATTAgctattgatacatgtgaaatttattaatgaacttttagttatcatttttcttTTGGGTATCTTTAAAGTTAATAATTAAAGAGTTGAATGAACAAGAAGTGAACCGTAATTAAAACATGGACCTTAAATGGTGCTCTTCCTCTAGATTGTATACCTAAATTTAACCTGGCAATCCCAAATCTGTTAATTGGCCTGTCAGGTCTTTTGTCCAAAAGGACATTCTCAGGTTTTAAATCAGAGGACTACTTGGACAGAAGTGTTGTAACGTAGATATTCCATGACATTTGCTAGGTTAATGGCGAAATCCAGTTATCTTTTCAATCCCAATCCAAAAATCATCTTTTTCAGGATACAGATGCTTCTCTAAACTTCTGTTTGACATAAATTCCAAAATTTCAGTTTTAAATCCCGGGATTGAACATGAAGTTATGATTCTCGCAAGATTGTGATGTCGAACCTTAAGATCTTAACATCTTTCATTCAGCATTAATATTCTTATGAGCTTCTTCATTGTGCAAAATAAGAACTTTCACAATAACTACTGTACCATCTTTCACGTCTCCTCTGTAACCCATTCCAAAACTCCTCTCCAACCAATTTGCTCTCATTAAATCCATCAATCGTGCTAGAAAGGTCTTCATGATAAATTTTCATGTGCTCCTTCTGCAGAATATCTCTCGGGAGATGATATGTTGGTGAAGTGCAGTTCCACAAGAAACCCAAGGGCTAAAAGTAGGCAGCATACCACAAAGCACTGGCATTAGAAACTGCCATTATCACTGTTTTATGTGCACTGAAATAAGTGGTCTCAAAATTATGAGAAAAATCCAtatttcaaaattcatggtgttcaCTCTCCTCTAACTAAATTCACTCTCTTTGCACTTGGACGGTTTTAGATTGAAAAAATATCAGTTATTTCTGATCTGTAAACTCCTTGCTATGAATCACTTAACAACTGTTAGATTCACCAGGATACAGATCGAAATTGACGTTGCTTGTGAATTGAGCAAATAAACACGTAAAATGCACAAAAGTAAAGAAGCTGACAAAATCATGCATCaagaaaagagagacaaaagacTTGATTACGGAGTTCATCAGACTCTGGCTATGTCTCCGGATCCACAAACATGCGTGATCGATGCCATTATTATGATGCAAATGCTCTTACATCACCATGGCCTTCCACTGAGTTACAATCTGCTTCCAAGGAAGATTTTGCACATCAGGTTCTTCCCGCTTCCACACGGCAATGGCAAGATCTATCCGGCAACATGTTCATGCCCAACTCCTTTGTCACCTTTACAACGCTAAGCAAGCAATAACATTGCAACTCACTCTCTCTCAATAAGAGTACATGAATACAATGGGCATCAAGCCTTTACAAACAACTTAAGAGTCATACAATATTCTCTCAAAGAAAACACCGAGTCTCCCTGTTGTTCTAAGAGAGTACTCTGAATTCTCTATCTCCAAGAATGAATTTTCAAAACCCATAGTCCCCTTAAATACATAAAATATGCCTAATAAGGCTTAAAACCATAAATAACAAAAATAGCCCCTTATAACTCTCGTACAATGCATTTATAGCCTTTTCCTATTTACAAATTTGGCCCCATGTACGAATTTGGGGTTGGTTTTAACCATAACAGGTTATTTGTTATTAAACGGCCTCAAAACGACGTTTAAATAGGTTATAACCCGCAATGGTGGCAAAACACTTTTAGAAAGTGGTTGGTTGGGGGTTCAACCCCCGCTGACCACGTTTAAACACAATTTTTTCATGCTTTCAAAATAAAATGCCATTTAAAAATAGTAAATGGCGGAATAATGGCTCAACGACAAAGAGGGAAAATAGGGAATGGGAGGTTAGGGGATCGAACTCCctaacaaacattttttttttttttaaagccttcgagatccatctctctctctctctctctctctctctctctctctctctctctcttctttttctttctaaATTCTTGTATTTCTTGGGTTCGGAGTTTGAATCTTAAtgacaaaaacaacaacaatacaacttaaccatcacaccatGCCAATATCAACGTATTTACTTAATACAAAAGTGCAAGCTTATTTATGAACTAAAAACAATTGATAGTAGAGCAAAAGACAATTTCAGTTGATCAATAAGAGGTACATGTAAAGGTGAATCAACACAATTTGTATTAGTAGATGAGAAGCAATTGAGACTTGAATAATAAAATGCATTGATAGGTTTCAATGGTAATTTGTAGGGATTCCTACTCTTTCA contains the following coding sequences:
- the LOC131035174 gene encoding beta-glucosidase 44 — its product is MGKMIVFLLLCMCFCIAEPLDWETANGIDTGGLSRASFPKDFIFGTATSAYQVEGAASTEGRGPSIWDAFVKIPGTIAKNATAEVTVDQYHRYKEDVELMVKMNMDAYRFSISWSRIFPKGTGRVNYKGVEYYNNLINYLLERGITPYANLYHYDLPEGLEKAFKGLLDFKVVEEYARFAEFCFKTFGDRVKNWMTFNEPRVVAALGYDNGIFAPARCSTPFGNCTAGNSSTEPYIVAHNLLLSHAAAVHIYRQKYQAKQKGKIGILLDFVWYEPLTNSTEDMAAAQRSRDFHIGWFLHPIVYGKYPQNMVEIVGTRLPKFTEKQVTMVKGSIDFLGVNQYTAYYMYDPKQPKQNVTDYQMDWNAGFAYARDGVPIGPRANSYWLYIVPWGLYKAVTYIKEHYGNPTMFLSENGMDDPGNVTLPAGLHDTTRINYYRSYIENLQHAIKDGANVAGYFAWSLLDNFEWLSGYTSRFGLVYVDFKTLKRYPKMSAYWFSKVLQRH